tttctctctctactttgatacatgtcattctcttcccccattccctgaaaacacgatgctcaatctcaaaattcctctcaccCACATCACCTACCATTAGTCACAAACGGTGATTTCAAGTTCACGATGTCTCATCACGGTGGTAAAAGGAACGCTGAGAAACTCCACGTTTCGTGTCTCTCATCCTCGTTTTCAATTCACAGGAAGTCATGTTGCAAAATAAAGCACTACTAAAGAGAAGAAAACATAAACAGTATAGCCGATTTACTGGTCTTCTTTTGGCAAAACTTCATGGTCTACTGCTCAAAGCTCTTGTCACCGAACTGCTCTCAAAAGTTGTTGTCTATGTAGATCCGAATTTCAGCTCAGTGAGATTCAGGGTTTTTGCTCGACGGTGGATTCAccagaaattagggtttgttcttgaacaaagacgacggagtttggggcagAGCAACttaattttctgttaatatatttcagtgtattttcaacgtatcacgctgtattttcatgtattcatTGTATTTCGTtttattgtaattcaatgtatctcgctgaattccatgtatttcattgtattcactatcttttttcattgtatttcaatgtatcacgttatatttcattgtattcactatctcattatatgtcatgaatgtattcatatgttttctttaattaatataatttatatattcagatgtactatataatttctctaaagattgctatgtgtttggggtatttttcggttgggaatcttttttataactagaaatacaaattttgtgtgttataattgagtttgttgagttatattaggagtctattatgttaattgatttactttccgtttaaaaacagtgtaatcccctgtttcacgccgtgaatacagtcgaatacaataatctgtccaactgtaatcccatgtttcacgccatgaatacagtcgaatacaacaactgattagctggatttccctgattcacgcctatttttgctactgcattcatgaatacattagcttaaatacatctaatacatcttataacaacagaaaacgtatttacaatccgtaatatagcaaatggtatctatagatagctaattaccactaaaagatagtgctttatgaaaatttcttaaTTTTATTTCATCTGGACTCAGTCCATCTTGCCCAAGTAACTTTTGACCCCCCAATTATTGACTCACCCAAAATTGACACAACCCGCCCATTTGATACCCCTAGTTCTTTTTCTTTGGAGGCAACTTCCACCATACATCCTTAAACGGATAATTAGGCAACGTGAATATGATCGAGAGCAAGAAAACAATATCCAAATTGCGCTGCTCTTAAATATAGTAAACAATGTAAAACTTAGGGGTGTGCTTAGTTTGGGCAAACTCGAAATtcaaatttttggattttggtttggattttttttattgtGGATTGGATTGcggatttaatttttaatttttttggattTGGTACTTTAGATTTGTGGATATTCGAAAATCCGTAATTTTTATACTTTATGTTTCGTCCATTATCCATATATCAATAGTAATAAATTCAATACCACATCCATTAAACATTATTTCATATATCCAATACTAATTGGAGTACTAAATTATTGTTAAAATACTTTATATTTTAACATAGTTTTACTATTGCTACTTCTTATAGGCCTTATTAAtgtctttgttttattttcttgatAATGATTTCATTAGTTGAATACTTTAGTTGGATGATTACAGTGAGAATGAGAAACTTATTAGGTAATTAAACATGAAtactttatttgaattttatttttgtaagaaagaaagaacaacaacaatccagtaaaatTCCACAAGTTGGGTTTGAAaagagtagtgtgtacgcaaaccttacccctaccccgatggggcagagaggttgtttccgatagaccagtggggtctggagagagtagtgtgtacgcaaaccttacccctaccccgatgggGCAgaaaggttgtttccgatagaccctcggctcaggaagtaaaagaaaaataccttTACTGATAGGAAAAAGTAGATGCATGTCTGCCTCGAACATATTCAGAAAATATACTTTGATATTCTTTTTAACAAGTCAGAAAAAATTTGCTTAGACATTCATGGTCAGAATTCAGTAACTGGAGTTTAAAAATACCTTTAGAAAATGGAATCCATCTCAAACCTCCCTCTTTCACGTACATATACATGATAGACAATTTCAGTCCTTCTGGTACATTTGCAGGGGCGCTTCATAAATTTTGGACGATTAATCAGAAATCGAACTTGAATTGTCATTTATTTAATCCAAAAACTAAATATCCAAACTAAAATTTTCATATTCAATCCGGACTACCCAAACACCCGCCCCTAGTGAAACTACCGCAAAAAGAAAACAAGCTCTCGAAAGCATCTTGAATTAGTACTGCAACATTCGCATAATATTAAGTGAGAACACCTACTAACTTCAATATAAAACGACATACAAGTTCTTTTCCAGGTTAGGTGTGATTTGACTAAATTAACATGAATACAAAACCgtcgacaaaaaaaaaaaaaaaagatgaaacacTACAATCAAAAGCTTTTGAGCCAACTATATTGCATTCCCACCTTGCTTCTAGCTCTTTTTGACTAGTACAAAAGGCACTGATGTCATGCCGCAACAGAAGGATCTAGATGTACAAGATAGGATTGGGAGCCAAACTAACTAATAATAACATGAACCCCAACTGTAAAACCCAACTGAAAAAAAATGGACCAAAAAGACACAAGTCgaaagaaaccaaaaaaaaacaaaatgataaTTTATCCTAAAACCCAAATCCCTAAGGTATAAACCAGTCAGAAACTAAAGCCAAGTAAAGAAACTTGCCTATGAGGATATATGGGGCTTCCATACTTTCCTGAAATCCTAGAAGCAGATGAATTAGCCTTTGCCACTATTGACTTCTCTCTTGAGATTTCTTAATGCAAGAACCAACTACAAATGCAGCTAGGACAAAAAGGGCAGCCCAATGGTTATGAGATCTAACCAAGCAATTGCATGCAAATCATGTAGTTAAAGCTCCATTGTAGGACCTGTTAACCACTGACCACCCTTTATGAGCTGAAGCTAGCATCAATTAACAACCCCATTTGCAATCCCCTTAGCTACAGGTTTCTTGTCGGATACAGTGACTGGTTTAGCAACCTTCACATCGTCTCCTAATTTTGTAACTGATCCATTTTCCGCAAGCTTGACCTCTCCATTAGCCTGAGCAGCTGGTAAACTTCCCTTGTTCAAAACAGCAGAAACTTCTGAAAGTTTCTGGGATTTAAGTTCGCCGTTGGAGTTGTCTTTATTCTTCTCTTCAGTGGCTTTGCCTTCCCACACCTGCGACTAAGACAACCAAAAAGAAAAGCATTATTTACTACCAAGAGGAAGATAACTACTACGAAGATATCAATTCCTGCTAAATGCACTAGTGAAAGCACCTGATCataatcttttcttcttttttaattcATTTCATAGCCAGAAATTTAGTGTGTGTGCGCgcgtgtgtgtgtatatattcATATATTCTACCTGCTTCTGGAAAAGCTGCTGCTTGGCCTTCTTTTCCTGAATTCTCTTTTGACGATCCTCATAGAACTCAAAATCATCAAGGATGCACTGTTTGCTAACATGATCTTTAAATATCTTTATCACCTGCAGGCCCTGCTCCATTTTAACCTGTACAAAACAATGAAACTGTTGGTAAAAACCATGTTCTTTTGGAATAAGTGAAACAGTTGGTAAAAACATAATTCCAATTACCCAAAGGTCAAATGAGCTAGGACATACTACACTCGATCACCCGACAATTACTACCCTTATATCTAGCTCATAATATTAGAGCATGTGGCGTACCTCCTGAGTATCTCTACTGTTGGTAACAGGCTTGTTCTCGTTGTTCTCCAGCGTGATGTGTTTCAACAAGCTGTTTGGTACATCCTTCACAATGTGCCACTTTACAGGAAAGCAGCCGATCCACTTGTCTTGCTGCCAATACTCCACACTCTTGTTGAAATCAACTGGTCCTACCATCTCTGCAACACCAACAAATTGACCACTTGTATTTACCTGGATAAAAAGACCAAAAATAAGAAATCAAAATTAATGAGGATGTGAACCCAAAACAATTCTAAATTACATGTAAATCCATGTATACCCGGATTAAACCAAAAACGACTTGGAGAAACAATTTAAATATGAAAGCTCACcgagaagaaaagaaagacaGGACAGCCTCCAGATTTTTGTTGAGCCTCCTGATATGCAGCATCAAGCTTCTTGTTACCATTTGGTGTGCTAGCCCACACATTATATTTGATGCTTTTGTGCACATCATCTTCACTGTAAGACTTGATGATAAAAAACTTGGCATCAGTATATGTCACTGGAAAATCTGGATGGTTGTACTGTTCTTTGTCAGGAATCAGGCTTGGTTTATCTTTCTCGGCATCATTGGTTACAGTTAGGGGGATGTTCTGCCCCTTGACTGCCAAAGCAACTGGTGTAAAACCCTTCTGGTTCTTGGAACCTTTACCTCTTGGTCCCCTGTTGAGCTCATTTAAACCATCCATGTTCTCGTTACCATAGCCATAGAAACTATTTCCTCTACCCCTGGGTTTAAACCTGTTGTCAACCGGCGTCCACCCACGACCTGTAGCGCGAGAGTCATACCTGTTAGATCCAAAGCCCATGCCAGAACTGAATGTGTTCCCATACCGCCCATAAAATTTATTGGGATACAACGTATTCATATACCCATTAGCTGTATTCATGCCAGACGAGGGCCTAGGGTGGTGCAAGCCCTGACAATGAAACAATAGTGTCAGACTGACCATACAGTACAAAACACGGAGTTTCTAAGTCTCACGAATGAGACTGTAATGAGAAGTGCAATAACAGATCAATATTGTAGAATACAACATACCATTAGATGTGGATGAACGTTCTGATTTTTTGATGATGGAACAGCACCGCCATTTGAAAATGAAGGTGTAATAGGATTGCTCGCCACTGGCCTAGCTTGCCCATCAGTAAACATTGACCCATCTAACCATGGAATGGGAGACCTTACACCATCAAAACCAAATCTAGGATCCTGATAGCCCGAAGCAACTCCTCCAGGCAAGGCACCACTTCGTCCAAAAGAGCCATTAGCATTTAAGGATGAATGCTGGAATGCAGGTCTCACAGGCGTAGGCGCAGTATTTCCCTTTACACCACCATTTGCAATGCCATTAGAATTTCCATTAGCGGAATCCACAGACAATGGTGCTTGGTCAGCAGCAGCAGAGGTGGCGATCTCACCTTTGGCCGGAGCAACTGGAGTAGTGTATGGAGTACTGGTTGGAGGGAGGGGCTGGAAATATGGATAGTGGTAGTGTTGTGCTCCATAAAGCTGGCCGTCATGCCCCACAGTCGGGACAGGTGAAGTAGCAGGTGAATATGGACTATAGGGTGCATAACCATAGCCATGCTGATACATAAATGACCCGTTGTCCCCATAAGCTCCCTGCATTTTCATCATATCAAaaccaaaatacataaataataaACAAAAGCAATGTGACATCAAAGATTGAATCCAGCAAATAGATTAAGACATCAAGTGCTGTAGCTAGCGTCGCAAGCAGAATAACTTACAGTCATCTCAACTCCCTCTGGGTTCACATATCTTGTATAGTCCTCCCATTCATTACCAGAACCATCATACCCTATAGAAGAATAGAAAAGAATGTCAATGTTAAAAAGAATGTCGATATGAACCAAGAGATGTGCTAAATTGTGAAGAAATAAACATCATTATCCTAACAGATgtatattttgttttaataaaatccTAACAGAGGTACATATGGGCTGTTCTGACACAAAGTGAAGCCATAAATTTAATTCAGATGATATTTAACAATACCATAATAGTAAGAGGGATAGCCATTAGGAACATAGCACAAAGTTGGATCCATGAAGTCAGGCAATAGAGGGGTAACTGACCGATCCAGTGACTGGATCTGACCATTTCCCACGTCTTTGGAGTCCACAGGCTGAAAAAGGATCAGAATTTCAAATTAAGAACTTTAGACCAATTGACCAAAataaaagaattttgaaaaaaacaaCTAAAAGGGTACCTTCTTTTTTGGCTCTGCAATTTCAAGCGTCTTATTTTGAGAATCCAATGACAACTTCTGCAGCAAATCTGCAGCTTCTGTAGCAGTAAATGTAAAGGAATAGCACTTCTTCACACAAATTAGCCCAAAAACACAGTAACAAACTAGGGCAAGAACAATTCCAACATATCAATCAATTTGTACTGAGCAACACACATCTTTTGGAATTATGTAAATTTACTAAAAATTAGCTCATAAAACTCTTCAAATCCGCAATTTCAAATAATTAAAGAATTTAGCAAAGAAATTTTAAACCAAAACCAAATCTAATTTCTACTGTTGTTAATAGAAAACACCAAGTTAAATATCACCAAATCAGCTACAAAATTTTCCAACATATACCAGCTGCAaaacatttttatttaaaaaaaaatcaaacagcCTATCTACACGATAAACACACGTACAAAccaattttaaaaaatagaaaaacacaGATTATTTTTCAAAGACAAAGCAAAAACAGAATAACACACATAAATCACTCACCaaacaaaaccaaaaccaataaaAAATCAAGCAGATAACAGCAACGCATATCACAATAGCCCAGATCTAAAGAATCCCAATAGACTCACATAAAAATTCTACCCATAAAACATAGAGATACCTATATCTAATGTATATCTTCATaaaacaggtaaaaatcaaaACTTGGGGGTCGATTTGaacaagaaaaaaacaaaaaatatccATATAAGTAAAATCTATAAGGATACGATCAGCAGGAGGAGCAACAGCTGCCATAACACAAGATAGATCTTCAAAAATGGAGGAGAGATTTGTAAAACCCTAGAGGGAGACAACGGGTGTGTGGAGTGAGAGTTTCAGCCGCCACCCAAAAGCGAGGCCAAatattagagagagaaagaggggtTTGGATTTCGAGAGAGAGAAACTATAAAAAGCGAGGGTTTTGATCCATAAATTTGGTGTGATTCAAATGCAACGCGGATTTGTTTTGCTCCTAGGCCCCTTATATTTCTCTTATTACCAGATCTGACCCAATTTCTTATCTCACCTGCGGGTGATCAGTCCAGATAGATCGTGGCGTTATTTTATTGGTTTGTGAAATAGTTTAGACGCTCGTACAGGTAGGCTTTGTGAAGGACAACAGTGTGCCTCCAAAATGGGTGGACTTTGGGTCTACTAGGTGGAGTCTCTGCAATTTCGAAACAATTGCAATAACCCCTTCTCTAaggaacaaaaaagaaaatatctagatatttaaataaaagactaAGAAAAAAGGAGGTCAAAAAAATTGGATATatgtcaaaagaagaaaacagaaaaggatAAACACGACGAATTTAGAAATAGGGTTGTTTTGGAAATTAAGGACAAAGGATTCTATGATAGATTCCAATCGCTATTTCTTGCTTTCTCTAAATTACTTTTAAATATTTCTTATTTGGTGATTTATTTGTATATAAAGTTTTAGGAAAGACTTGCAATTAGATGAGGAAAGTATTTAAGGACATTGAAATTAATTCATTTGATCTACAATGGAACATAACAAGTTGGAGGAAGTTTAAAAATTAATCCCTAACATAACATTCCCCATATGATGTTTGGTTAATAGTACTAAATAATATCCAAATTGAATTTATGGGAAAATCTAGAATGTGGAATAAGAATACATGTATTAACAATAAAACTTAACTATTTAATAATAATTGTATGTCAAACCTATGTTGCGCAATAATACTAGTTAAATGTACAAAAAATGGGGTTAAATGTACAAAAACTATTTGATTCAATGGCATTTTAACGAATGTTTGATTCGTGACGCTTCAAAtacaactttattcaatttttttcttcaaatcctTTTTATTTGGAGCTGTAAGAAAGCATCAGCATGTTATAATTCCTAAGATAtttcttttcatattttttttaggaagagaaacttTCTCTGTATTTGGTTAAGAATTCGTCATTTGTGGTTTGCTTATTGGTCTTTTACTTAGTTTCTCTATCTCTATGACTCCACGCCCATTTGTCAAACATATATAGGAAGaaatatttctttattttcttgtgGAACATAATAATATAGTATTTACTTATATAGGCGTTTTCTTCATATCAAGTATCACATTTCAATCTTCTTATTTTTGCGGTGTTTCCTTCAAACTTTCTAACGGAGTCAAAAGTAGATTCTTTTTATGGAAGTGTGGAAACAAAAATGACTCATAAAACGTTGGCTGGGAATAAAgtagttaatatatatatatatatgggaataAAGTAATTAATCTCTATTCCTCTAAGTAAATAACTCAGCATTCAACGTAATCAAATGCATCATTCAACATTTTTGAAGTATGGGAGCTAGCAGATAATATTAGATCAATTCTAAAAATTATATACATAAAAGACCTAGTTTAACGCAAGGAACACGAGTTCACGTGCACCATATTTCTTCATCAGAGTACTCTTCCGTTCGGTAGTAAGTGCTTCAAAATTCTAAGAGATGGGCGCCAATCAACTTTTTAAAATCCCTAAAGTCTTCTCTTAAAATCCATACTTGTCTATTCTTAGTTATATAAACTCTAGGATAGGCTTAAGTGATATATTCGGGGATGAGAGTTTTTATCATGGGCTTGTTTTCAGAGACGAAATGAGTACAGCAAATAAAATTAGTAAGGAGGTTAAAGAAAAGGGACCCCAACGCTTTTTTTAAGAGAAGttttcataaaacactatcttttagtagtaattagccatctatagatattatttgctatattacggattatagatacattTTCTGTGGTTATATGATATATTTAAGTTATTGTagtcatgaatacagtagcaaaaataggcgtgaatcagggaagtccagctaatcagttgttgtattcgagtgtattcgcatgtattcatggcgtgaaacatgggattacagctggacagattaccGTATTCGgctgtattcgactgtattcacgacgtgaaacaggggattacactatttttaaatggaaagtgtatcaattaacataatagactactaatataactcaacaaacttaattataacacacaaaatttgtattttcagttataaaaaagattctcaactggaaaaaaccccaaaaatatagctctcttcagagaaattatataatacatctgaatacataaattatattaattgaaaaaaaaatatgaatacatagaatacaacgggatacattgaaatacaatggaaaaaaagatagtgaatacaatgaaatacacagaatacagcgagatacattgaattacgataaaaaaaaaagacaatgaatacaatgaaatacatgaaaatacacgtgatacgttgaaaatacattgaaatatattaacagaaaatcaagttgttcaaccccaaactccgtcgtc
This genomic stretch from Nicotiana sylvestris chromosome 9, ASM39365v2, whole genome shotgun sequence harbors:
- the LOC104245894 gene encoding YTH domain-containing protein ECT4 isoform X2 encodes the protein MAAVAPPADQAADLLQKLSLDSQNKTLEIAEPKKKPVDSKDVGNGQIQSLDRSVTPLLPDFMDPTLCYVPNGYPSYYYGYDGSGNEWEDYTRYVNPEGVEMTGAYGDNGSFMYQHGYGYAPYSPYSPATSPVPTVGHDGQLYGAQHYHYPYFQPLPPTSTPYTTPVAPAKGEIATSAAADQAPLSVDSANGNSNGIANGGVKGNTAPTPVRPAFQHSSLNANGSFGRSGALPGGVASGYQDPRFGFDGVRSPIPWLDGSMFTDGQARPVASNPITPSFSNGGAVPSSKNQNVHPHLMGLHHPRPSSGMNTANGYMNTLYPNKFYGRYGNTFSSGMGFGSNRYDSRATGRGWTPVDNRFKPRGRGNSFYGYGNENMDGLNELNRGPRGKGSKNQKGFTPVALAVKGQNIPLTVTNDAEKDKPSLIPDKEQYNHPDFPVTYTDAKFFIIKSYSEDDVHKSIKYNVWASTPNGNKKLDAAYQEAQQKSGGCPVFLFFSVNTSGQFVGVAEMVGPVDFNKSVEYWQQDKWIGCFPVKWHIVKDVPNSLLKHITLENNENKPVTNSRDTQEVKMEQGLQVIKIFKDHVSKQCILDDFEFYEDRQKRIQEKKAKQQLFQKQVWEGKATEEKNKDNSNGELKSQKLSEVSAVLNKGSLPAAQANGEVKLAENGSVTKLGDDVKVAKPVTVSDKKPVAKGIANGVVN
- the LOC104245894 gene encoding YTH domain-containing protein ECT4 isoform X1 gives rise to the protein MAAVAPPADQAADLLQKLSLDSQNKTLEIAEPKKKPVDSKDVGNGQIQSLDRSVTPLLPDFMDPTLCYVPNGYPSYYYGYDGSGNEWEDYTRYVNPEGVEMTGAYGDNGSFMYQHGYGYAPYSPYSPATSPVPTVGHDGQLYGAQHYHYPYFQPLPPTSTPYTTPVAPAKGEIATSAAADQAPLSVDSANGNSNGIANGGVKGNTAPTPVRPAFQHSSLNANGSFGRSGALPGGVASGYQDPRFGFDGVRSPIPWLDGSMFTDGQARPVASNPITPSFSNGGAVPSSKNQNVHPHLMGLHHPRPSSGMNTANGYMNTLYPNKFYGRYGNTFSSGMGFGSNRYDSRATGRGWTPVDNRFKPRGRGNSFYGYGNENMDGLNELNRGPRGKGSKNQKGFTPVALAVKGQNIPLTVTNDAEKDKPSLIPDKEQYNHPDFPVTYTDAKFFIIKSYSEDDVHKSIKYNVWASTPNGNKKLDAAYQEAQQKSGGCPVFLFFSVNTSGQFVGVAEMVGPVDFNKSVEYWQQDKWIGCFPVKWHIVKDVPNSLLKHITLENNENKPVTNSRDTQEVKMEQGLQVIKIFKDHVSKQCILDDFEFYEDRQKRIQEKKAKQQLFQKQSQVWEGKATEEKNKDNSNGELKSQKLSEVSAVLNKGSLPAAQANGEVKLAENGSVTKLGDDVKVAKPVTVSDKKPVAKGIANGVVN